GCCTTGCTGGCATAACTTTTTTGCCACCAGACCCTGGGCGCGAGAGACGTTGTGACACTTCCGGGGTCTGGCCGGCCCGCCCGCCGGCCCTCGAGGGCAAGGAGGCCGCTGCTGAGccaggcccccaccccaccccacgttGAAGGCAGGGCAGGGATGCTTCCCGGGGGCCAGGAGGGGGCCGGGGCGTGGCCACGCTTACCTGGACTGGGGGACGGTCTTGTCTACGAAGAGGAAGATGGCCTTCTCGGAGGGCAGCTGGATCCTCTTGCGGATGATCCACATGAACTGGGCCACAGTGATGTCGGAGGGCACCAGGTACTTCCTCTTGTCGATGTCCACGATCTGCGAGCCGGACACCTTCTCCACGATCACCTGCGCAGAGGAGGCTGGCTCAGCTGGACAACATGGGCGAGAGGGGGTgtcgtcgccgccgccgccctcccccccccccagcgagcCGGGCAGAGTCGGccgaccaaccccccccccccgccgagctCCGGCCCAGGCCAGCGGCGCCAGAGGGAGACTCACCGGGACGCGGTCGGGGTACTTGGCCCGGATCTTGGCCGACTCCACGCAGCGGTGCTCTGCCGGcacaagaggggaggggaggggaggggtggggagtgaGGCGCGTGGCTGGGCCGCGCCCGCCCCGGCGACCCCCTCCCCCACCGacgccccgcccgcccccccccaacccaccgaGCGCGTGGTCCTCCTTGAACATCCACTTCATGGTGCTGCCGCGTctcgctgcctgcctgcctgcgtgggtcggggggtgggtggggtggggggcgctgCTTGCCCGGCCGGCtctgcccttcccttcctgcccgcGTCCCTCCGACGACAACAACAAGCAGCCGCAGCGGCGCCGCTACGGCAAGGGGGGAGGGCGGGACTTCCGGCGGGCGGGTTTCCCGGCAACGAGGGACGGAGGGCGGGCTGTCACGTGCCCGGGCCGCGTCACGCCCCGCGACGCCTCCGGCGCCCGCGTTGCCGTGGCGACGGCGGCGCCATGTCCCCGCGAGCGGAGGCGCTGCTGGCCGAGCGCGGCCCCGGCAGGCGCTACCGGGCCGGCCTCTGCTCGCTGGCCGCCCTGGCGCTCGTGCTGCTGGCCGCCCTCACCTACCTGCCGCCGCTGCTGGTGGCCTACCGGAGCCAGGGTGCGCGcgaggggggggcggcggggtgagggggggcggggggggggctcgtctctctctctctctctcaccgccgcctcctccccctccccctcccccccccccgcaggtttCTGGCTGAGGCGGAGCAGCTACGCGGAGCAGCCGTCCGTCCGCTTCCTGCACGAGGTGCTGCTGGTGGGCCTGAcccaaggcggcggcggcggcgcgctgGGCTGGAGCTCCTTCCCGGCCTTCAACCGCCTGCTGGGCCCCCGCCTCCGCGTCCCGCTCGTCTCGGTAGGCCAGGGGCCGcttcccgcctcccccccccccaagggcgcTTTGCCTTCCTCCCGCCCGGGCCCCGTGTGCGCGCCGGAGGGGCCTGGGGGGTATGCGCCGTGGGCGGGGCCCCGGGGCCGGGGCTGCCGTGGGCGGGGCCCCTTCCGTGCCTGCAGTGCGGGGCGGCACTTTTtcgcgcggggggtgggggcgggcgtTTTCAAATGCAGATGCATCCCTGGCATTTAAAATCGCGCAACACGGCTTCGTCATGTCTGCCGGACCAGTGGAAATTAGTCTGTGGGCCGTTGTAAAGGCCTAGAATCCCAAGCTCGCTTCCAAGAGTCCGCCTCTCTCTGGGTGCCCTCAAGGCTTCCATGAAGACCACCTTGTCAtctgaagccagcgtggtgtaggggttaagagcggtggtttggagcggtggactctgatctggaaaaccgggttgattccccactcctccacgtgagcggcggaggctcatcgggtgaactggatttgtttccccactcctccacgtgaagccagctgggtgaccttgggctagccacagctctcttagagctctctcagccccatctacctcacagggtgtctgttgtggggaggggaagaaaaggcaattgtaagccagtttgagtctcccttcagtggtagagaaagtcggcatataaaaaccaactcttcttctgaaaagGTGACCACGTGCCTCTGCTGTCAGGGCTGTGTATCTGTGGGCCCCAGTGGAGATACTGTGTGGAGGTTACTGTagtggctgtttcttgtgtgGTCACCAAGGCTGTGCCTAGAGGAGCTGATCAGTTAACTGAGGTCACTGTCTCAGGAATTGCTTTGATAAAAACTCCCTTCCTACCTCTTAGGCTAGAGAGGAAGACACCAATCAAGATGGCTTGATGGACCTCCTACATTTTCGCCTGGAGCTTCCCCTGAAGTCCACAGAGCAAATAATTGGGGTACAGCTCCTTCTGACCTTTACTTACCAATTATATGTGAGTATCCCAAGTTGTTTCATCTCTGGAGCTCCTGAGACATCTGTCTGTTGTCTCTGCAACTTGTCAAAGATTCTGGAAATCTGGGCTAAGGACACTTCTCTAGCCCATGCTCAGCTAGCAACATCAATCACAGAACCTTTTGACACTTTAACGAGGGGGTTGTGGTCAGAAATGGTATAATTGTCAGTGGACAAATATATATCTACGCACAGGAGCAGAGGCCAATATAAACATTGGGGCCAAAAGGCCATGAATTAGAAGAAGCTGCAGTGGGGCTGTGGTGTTTCTGTGTGTGGCCAGAAAGGATGCAAGGTAGGAACAGTGATTGACCCGTAACAGCCATGATCTGTGATAATGCTTTTGTTCCAGTAATGTTATGCTAATTTCACATGAATAGTGGGAAATAAACCTGTTCAGATTAAGGCCAAACTGAATAGAATCAGATTCACTGATAAATTTTTCTAAAGCAGTTCCCCGCTAGAGCTTCTTTTGGATTTTGGGGTTTACTTTGTCACAGCAGCACCTGGCTTATCCCTCTAACAATTTTTAATGTGAGAGTTGTGTTCTCTCATTCCCTTGTGTAGAGTTTGCAGTCTCTGTTCTAGGTTGGTGGCACATGAGCACTGTTGGTGGGTAATGACCTGTTCCATCACTTTTCAGTGTGAGCCTTTGACAGGTGCTGTAGTAGCATGATTGAGTGTACATGtgacactgccttataccaagtggAACTATTGGCCTATATATCTCCGTACTGTCTTCTGTGACTATGGTTCTTGGAGGTCTCAGCATATATAGGGCACAGAGTTGGTGTCTGGGTTTGTTGCCAGGCCTCCTCCCTGGATTTGTGTGTCTGGTTTCTGGTGAAGAGCTCCTTTAGATGAGATGCTGTCTGTTAGCAAGGAGAGGGCCAGTCACTCAAGCACAGTGACAAAAtatattcagaaaaaaaaaactgggagcTGTAACTGTACTATTCAGCAACTGTGGAACTCTTCCACTAATCACGATGCCAATCCCATGCCAAGGATGCATCAGTGGCATTGCTGTGTGCCATCTGGGAACATTTGGGGGGGTTCTCTCAGAGCTGCAATGACAGAGAACAGGTTAGTGGACTGGATGGAACTGTGGTCTCTCCCCCTTGATATTTTGCACAATCAGACTTTCTTGGTTGCTGTGTCTTTCTGCCACATGCCTTTTAACCATGATGTGCACAGCCTCAGTCCTTCTTACCAGTAAATCAGGCCAGCTGTGCTGCTTCAGGATGGCAATTAGCTGCCTTAAACAACAGCAGGAGTTACCCCGTTTACACGTCCTTAGAGGACAGATACAAGGTTGGAGactttgactgcagtcctgcacaGATATTCCAGCACAAGTCAGATGATTTGGgagagcttagactggagtgagcGCACAGGACTGCGCTGTCCATCTGGTAAGACTTAATCTGGTATATGCAGCTGGTGGCAACTTCCTCTCAATGGTGCCTTATataatttaaattattatttatttattatttgtattttgctTACTTCTCTGCTCCCGTGAAGCTCACAATCTTATATTTTTATGCATGGGGAGACCgcagagggaggaaagaaagatggAATAGAAATATACACAGATGTTGACTCTCAGGACCACTGGCTTGAGTCAAAGACTTTGTGGGATTGGAAGGAAGGATGCCGTTTCTCAGTGAGCAGGGGGAAGCAGTATGCGTGTGCAAGTGCTCTGTCAGCCTCTGTCTGGGAACGATTCTGGAGTACCCAATGTGGCTCGCTCATGTATAAGTCACATTCCCTCTGGAACAGCCATTTCTTTTTGACAGTCCAGTTTGACATTCAGCCCACTATTCTGTTAAGGTGAAGAATAATCCGATCTGAGGTAGGTTTGAGGCCTCTGGGTAATTCCTACAAAGTTTGCTTTGGCAAAATGATAGGAGAGGAATAAGCCCACACTGGGTCAGCTGTACGACACAGCAGGTAGGGCCATCAATAAACCCCCTGTTCTTGCTTGTTGCTGCCATTTCAGAGAATGTCCACATTTGTGATGCAGAGCATGGCTTTTCTCCAGTCATTCTCCCCTGTGCCAGGGTCACGAGTCATCGTGAACGCAGACCTGAAGCTCCGTCAGAGGCAACCGCTTGGCCATTGTGGGCTGGACAGCAGATACAACGTGAGTAGCGCCTTCCAGTTTCAGTCACTTGTGTTGTGGATATGGCTGGAGTGAAGAGCTGTAGTCAAAACATGGGTAGGCCAATAAAGTGTGTGCTGCCAGTAGTGCCATGTGGTGGGAAATCGCAAACTGTTATGACACTTCTCCTTTTCCAGAGTTCAGGACAGGAGGGGTGTGACGTTCTGGCTGTGGAAAAGTTGCTGCCGCTTCCTCAAATACTTGGAATCAGGTTTTAAATGCAGATTTCCTGGTCGTATTACAAATTCTTAAGGAATTTGCAAAAGCTTGTTGAAATAAACATACAGCATGTTTTCCAGACAGCATACAATCCACCTGTTTAGGTCCTTAATACAGGACGTGGTATTAGGTTGTACATGGTATAAGAACTAGTGCAGTGGCCAGAAATACAGACCAATATGTCCACACCACCATGTTAAAggtagaaacatagagttgggagggatcccaagagtcatctagtccatctccctgcacaatgcaggaaactcacagggGAGAGGAGATCGCTCCTACCCTGGAACCGACACCTACCCCATGAGTAGTTAATCTGGTCAGGAGGTTTAGGTCAGCTTTCCCCCATAAGTGTAGCTAAAGAGAAGTATCTTTTTTATCCTtttgcctttcccccttccccctactTGCTGCAGGAAGACACTTGTACTATGCTCTGGAAACTCTTTGCTTTAAGAATCATCTGGACTGTATTGAGACTACAGTAAATAGGACAGTGAGTcagctttattattttcttgcatttACTATAATTGAACTGTATGACTGTTTTTAACaccttcttttaaaaatttctatagtaaagctttattttgttttattgtactCAAGGAATTACTGCTACCAAACCCAGGTGAGCTCATTCACCTTACTATCCCAAGACAGGCTCCATCTTGACatttcctgatcccaaagtggcaatcagcattaccctgggcatgttagaaagggccacgagagctgagcactggctcatccctttgTGCTCTCCCTctaatgatctgcctaaattcatagcaagtcatagaatcagcattaccgTCAGAtagccatctatcctctgcttaaaaacttccaatgaaggaaagcccaccacctcccgaggaagcctgttccactgaggaactgctctgtgaggaagttcttcctaatgtttaaccaTAAACTCTTGATTTAAGTCTCTGTTTAATGTTTAACCATAAACTCTTGATTTAAGTCAAGGTTGTGTTGCAGGAACACAACCAACCTCTCCTGGGTTTGGTACCAGTAACTCCTTGAATAACACACATCATAAAGCCAAAtaaggctttattgaagaaagttagaaaagatattaaaacCAAGGCATACAGTTCAATGGCAGTAGAATGCACAACAATTGTAAAGCTGACTAGCCGTCTTACTAACTGGAGTCCTAACACAGCACAATTGGTTCTTGAGCCAAATAATTTCCaattcaattttgggcaccacaactcTGATCTTCCTCATAGCAAGGAGGGGTAAAGGGAAAAGGTGGAGGGATTTATATTCTCACCAGTTACACTTATAGAGAAAGCAGGCCCTAACCTCCTGATCTCTACAACCAATCACGGGGCTGCATCCATGGAACTTTCCAGGGTGtgagttcccccccacccccataactaGATTCGCAGCTGGAACACATGAACTAATGTAGTTGGCCTGAAAACCTGTCCTTGGAAAGAGGCTGTTGTGGGAGAGGGCACTCTGCTCCAGCAAAGAGTCAGAAAAGGACTTCAGACTGGAAATGGATTCTCTCTTCAAGATGGATTCTCTCTTGAcattcccccatcctataattatgcatttgatttttcctacccaaatgcagaactttacatttatctttgttgaaattcATTCTGTTACCCTCAGAAACCTCCCCAGGGAACAGAAACCTCTGCAGTTGTCCCAATTGACTCTGGCTGCTGCCTGAGAGCGTTTCAGGGAGTCCGTCCTAGGATGACCGTTGATGTTTCCTAACGAAATAATCTCCTTGTGACAGGTATCTGTGATCAATAGCTCAAGCCCTTTTGCCCAGGACTATGATCTTGAGAACATACTGGCAGCGTATCAGGAGAGAAATGGTAAGTTTGCATTTAACACAGTCTTCTCTAGGACAGCTTATActggcttgtgtgtgtgctgttttcAGAATGCTTTGGCTAAATTCTTTCTGGCTAAATTCTTTCTGCTTTTTCTTTGCAGTCACAACAGTTTTGTCTGCTGATTCCAGCCCCATCTGGGCTGTGTCAAGAGCCCCCAGTGACCCTTTTGTGATCCAGGCCACTATCCATtacccagaggaactgattgtaTATCCTTTGGGTTGCTGGGGGGGTCAGGCATGCATggaagcagtgggaggggggttgagtTGGGTTTGGCATGTAACACTGTGATCTGAATGAGTTGAATGGGGCTGCTGGGTTGGGGCGCAAGACAGGAGAGAAACGTGGGGCATTCTTAGGTGTGGCCAGCACCTCTCTGAGGATCCAATTTGTGAGATCCAAGTGAGGAAGTGACAGAAGGTGAACCCATGAAAGAGGGAGCCGATTCTGAGTTTTAGCAGTGGTACATCAGACCCACACCCCGCCCCTCCCTTGTAAATTACCTCCTCACCATTTTCTTTTTGGAAGTATTCCCAGCCTCTCTCTGCTCTGGCTCAATGTACTTGCGGGGTGTATTTCTTTACTAGTGTGCTcatgtttggaattctgactccTCCTTGACTCTTACTACATATCAGCCAGGCTTCTGGGAAATGATCAAGTTTGCTTGGATCCAGTATGTTTGCATTCTACTGATTTTTCTCTGGATTTGTGAACGAATTAAAATCTTCCTTTTCCAGAATCGGGTGCTAGACACTGTTCCGGTGGTACCAGTTTATTCTGTCTTGTCCCACAAAGAACACCAGTCCTGAAAATGTCTCTTTGAAAAAGCCAACAAATATGAACAGCTACAGGATAAGCAGTGTGGCTCACTGACACTTTCTTCAGTGTTCTTCCCCACCTGGAAGATGTGGGGAGCCACGCGCATTTTGGGCCATGTGCCGTTGCAAGATCCAAGCCCATTCCGTGT
Above is a genomic segment from Euleptes europaea isolate rEulEur1 chromosome 17, rEulEur1.hap1, whole genome shotgun sequence containing:
- the GABARAPL2 gene encoding gamma-aminobutyric acid receptor-associated protein-like 2, translating into MKWMFKEDHALEHRCVESAKIRAKYPDRVPVIVEKVSGSQIVDIDKRKYLVPSDITVAQFMWIIRKRIQLPSEKAIFLFVDKTVPQSSLTMGQLYEKEKDEDGFLYVAYSGENTFGV
- the TMEM231 gene encoding transmembrane protein 231, encoding MSPRAEALLAERGPGRRYRAGLCSLAALALVLLAALTYLPPLLVAYRSQGFWLRRSSYAEQPSVRFLHEVLLVGLTQGGGGGALGWSSFPAFNRLLGPRLRVPLVSAREEDTNQDGLMDLLHFRLELPLKSTEQIIGVQLLLTFTYQLYRMSTFVMQSMAFLQSFSPVPGSRVIVNADLKLRQRQPLGHCGLDSRYNVSVINSSSPFAQDYDLENILAAYQERNVTTVLSADSSPIWAVSRAPSDPFVIQATIHYPEELIVYPLGFWEMIKFAWIQYVCILLIFLWICERIKIFLFQNRVLDTVPVVPVYSVLSHKEHQS